In one window of Helianthus annuus cultivar XRQ/B chromosome 17, HanXRQr2.0-SUNRISE, whole genome shotgun sequence DNA:
- the LOC110925121 gene encoding uncharacterized protein LOC110925121, translated as MSISVDTNNLSFVNDLNPGKDMWNMKARIIRKWNQGYKMDLIFIDEKGAKIQAGIKSHMIPVFDGQLQEDVVVILSKFGVGENKDLYKVVVQPYKINFYRCTTVTPVRDWQGVEYGFNFRAYEDILQGEALNALSVGSIKDFISKIPPHEHVMAVIQHGKCKEWKGEYTVQSDKFATRIFLNEEIDEVNELRRRLILKFGQGSGSTSQAILSSQSVFPLHKEFVTEGVKKLVDEISKIEKEMSCVVVATIKIVQEEYGWFYAAFHKCFKKVMGKGEYLFKVQVRVQDESGSVSFVMFDRDVQKLLGLAASDIRERQLKANDTGFPHEIFRLVNKKAAFKIDVSEFNLKNDYRVYTVQKTCDNPLIIAELVGGDGNGDENTDEVTQEVADVKDVNILESSQVSAERTSRDVVSVTADSSAVEVEKDSGSSPNGKRMAQDADVVNVGELSTNVRRTQKKLAKVNN; from the exons ATGTCAATATCAGTTGACACTAACAATCTTAGTTTTGTTAACGATTTGAATCCTGGGAAAGATATGTGGAACATGAAAGCGAGAATTATTCGAAAATGGAATCAGGGTTACAAGATGGatctcatcttcattgatgaaaaG GGTGCTAAGATTCAAGCAGGTATTAAGAGTCATATGATACCTGTTTTTGATGGACAACTTCAAGAAGATGTTGTTGTGATTCTGTCGAAATTTGGTGTTGGTGAgaataaagatttatataaaGTAGTAGTGCAGCCttataaaatcaacttttatAGATGCACAACTGTTACTCCTGTGAGAGATTGGCAAGGTGTTGAGTATGGTTTCAACTTCAGAGCTTATGAAGATATTCTTCAAGGAGAGGCGTTAAACGCTTTGAGTGTTGGTAgt ATTAAGGACTTCATTTCTAAAATCCCACCTCATGAGCATGTGATGGCTGTTATACAGCATGGAAAATGTAAGGAATGGAAAG GTGAATATACTGTTCAAAGTGATAAGTTTGCAACACGAATTTTTCTGaatgaagaaattgatgaagTTAATGAGCTAAGGAGGAG GCTTATACTGAAGTTTGGACAAGGGAGTGGTTCTACTTCTCAAGCAATACTATCGTCTCAGAGTGTTTTTCCATTGCATAAAGAATTTGTAACTGAAGGTGTGAAGAAACTTGTTGATGAGATTAGTAAGATAGAAAAG GAAATGTCTTGTGTTGTGGTTGCGACAATTAAGATTGTGCAAGAAGAGTATGGTTGGTTTTATGCTGCCTTTCATAAGTGTTTTAAGAAGGTGATGGGTAAAGGTGAATACTT GTTCAAGGTGCAAGTCCGGGTGCAGGATGAGAGTGGTAGTGTTTCTTTTGTTATGTTTGATAGAGATGTTCAGAAGCTTCTTGGATTGGCGGCGAGTGACATAAGAGAGAGGCAGCTTAAGGCCAATGATACTGGATTCCCTCATGAGATATTTCGATTGGTTAATAAGAAGGCTGCTTTTAAGATTGATGTTTCAGAGTTCAATCTTAAAAATGACTATCGTGTTTATACTGTCCAAAAAACATGTGATAATCCATTAATAATTGCTGAGTTAGTTGGTGGAGATGGTAATGGTGATGAAAATACTGATGAG GTTACTCAAGAGGTAGCTGACGTTAAAGATGTTAACATTTTAGAATCTTCCCAGGTGTCTGCTGAACGAACTTCAAGG GATGTTGTTTCTGTTACGGCTGACTCTTCAGccgttgaagttgaaaaggattCTGGATCAAGTCCCAACGGAAAACGGATGGCTCAAGATGCTGATGTTGTCAACGTTGGTGAGCTATCCACTAATGTGAGAAGAACCCAGAAGAAGCTGGCTAAGGTTAACAATTAG